TGCCTCCACCAGGTTGGTGGAGAGCCTGACAGGGATATCACTGGTCTCGGCCAGGCGGACGACCGCAAGCTGCGCATAGCCCTGGGGCGAATTGATGCCTGTCCCGATGGCTGTGGCACCCAGATTGACCTCCAGCAGCAGCTTCTGCGCGTCATGGATGCGCTGGATATCTTCTCCTATGGTCGTGGCATAACTGCCGAATTCCTGTCCCAGGGTCATGGGCACAGCATCCTGGAGCTGTGTGCGTCCCATCTTGACGATGTGGGAAAACTCCACGCTCTTGGCCGCAAAGCCCTTTTGCAGGGGAAGCATATGCTCCACAAGGTAATCCAGCAGCCGGAACAGGGCCAGCCGCAAGGCTGTAGGATAGACATCGTTGGTCGACTGCGAGCAGTTGACGTGATTGTTGGGATGGCAATACTCGTAGGCCCCCTTGGGATGCCCCATGATCTCCAGTGCCAGATTGGCGATGACTTCGTTGGCATTCATGTTCGTGGACGTGCCGGCCCCGCCCTGGATGCAGTCCACAGGGAACTGGTCGAGCATGTTCCCGGCCAGGATGTGATCACAGGCGGCACAGATGGCGATGCCGATATCCCGGGGCAATACCTGCAATTCCATATTGGCCAGGGCACAGGCTTTCTTGACACAGGCCAGGGCCCAGATCATTTCCGGAAACTGGGAAAGCGGCGTCCCGGAGATATGGAAATTGTTCATGGCCCGCAGGGTCTGCACGCCATAGTACACCGAATCGTCTATGGTCAATTCTCCCAGAAAATCATGCTCCAGCCGGCTCATGGGACCTCCTGTGGCTATACCGAAAAAGACCACGCCACGCAGCGCGGATACCGGGATCCTGATTCAAAGCCTACCGGGATGCCGGAGCAAAGTCCACTGCTCCCCTCCGCGCAGCTCTTGCCAGCGGCAGCAACGCGCTGTAGGTTCGCCAGAGAAGAAAATCTCGGAAGATACAGGAGAAAGCAGCATGATATTCTTTTGCAGAAAGACCTCCACAGCCGACGGCAGGACACGCTGGTCCGTGTGCGTACCGACCCTGATGGGATTCACCACCATCGCCTGGTTCTACTCGGAATCCCTGGCGGACAATTTCATCCGTCATCTGGAAAGCAATGAAGAAGACCGCCATCTGGCCAGCCTTGATGCCTGGCGTGAATTCCAGTTCCGCCTGGACTTCATCTGGAGCGAAAAACTCCAGCAGGAGCGGGGTCTGCTGGAAAACCACTGGCAGGATATCCAGAAGGTCCTGGAAGCATACAATCAGCGCATTCGTGCGCTGCTGCACGATACGGCCAGCTATCACAGCGAAGCCTTCACGGCCATCTGGAATGAAAGCTTCCAGGAATTGGGGGCCATCCCCGGGCTGGAGAAACTGGCCCAGACCCTGCATCAGCAAAGCCGTGTCCTCCACAGCCTCAAGACGGAGATCTCTGCCCGGGTGCAGCCGGTCATGCCTGCAACGCCGCAACGTCTGAACTGATCCTTTCCTCTATGCAAAAGGGCACACCGATGGTGTGCCCTTTTTTTATTCATCGACAAAAAATACACCGCGTCAAATTTCGATTTAAGACGCTAAAAAATTTTTTCCGACCCTTGACTCACAAAAAGCGTTCTTTTGCTCTCAGAGGAAATACGCGCCTTTTTCTGTTGTGGGCGCTCCTGACCCTTTTCCAGACCCGCCCGCTCCTGCGCTGACAGACCACAGGGACGCACCAGGGCCCATGAATCAGAACCACCCGCAAAGCGGGTGGTTTGCTCTGGCCCTATAAGGGCCTATTACCGGCTGCGCCTAAAGACGCTGGCTTTCACGTTGTTCAAGCCCAGTGCCCTTGCCGCCTTGACTACCCCTTAAAGGGGTCTTGATATTCGCGTGATGTCAGCTTGTCTCTTATAATATCGTGGCGTTCCTGATCCTGGATATACTTTTTAATCGTTGCCTCATTAAGCCCCACCGTACTGACATAATATCCTTCGGCCCAAAATTTTCTGTTGCCGAACTTATACTTAAGGTTTGCGTGTTTATCGAATATCATCAACGAACTTTTCCCTTTCAGGTAGCCCATGAAATTTGCCACACTGATTTTAGGAGGTATGGACACCAGCATGTGGACATGATCCGGCATCAGATGCCCTTCCAGAATCTCAACCCCTTTATATTTGCAGAGACATTGCAAAATTTCTTTTATACTTTCACGAAGCTGTGCGAAGATTATTTTCCTTCTATATTTTGGAGTAAAGACGATATGATACTTGCACAACAACTTCGTATGTGCTAAACTATGAGCCTGAGTTTTCATAACAAAAACACCTTTCCGTTAAAGTTGCGATGGGCTTGAACAACTTCATCGTATCGGAAAGGTGTTTTTGTGTGTATAACGTATTGTCTCCACCCGCATAGCGGGTGGTTTTTTGTTTCGCGCCTGTCAGGCGCTCAACAGGCTAAAGCCCATAAAGCAAAAAAGGCCACCCGCAAAGGTGGCCTTGGGTCATCCCCCACTGAAGAAGCTAGCCGGCATGCGCGGCCAGCTGGGCCTTGGCCTGACGGGCCTCTTCCTCCAGCTGTCCCTTGCGGGCCTCGGAGATCTTCAGGGCCGCGGCAAGGGCATCAAGGTAACTGCGCTCCATGAAATGGTCGATGTCCACGATCATGCATGACAGGCGGTACAGGTCTTCCCCCTGCTCTGCGGACCGGATCTCCGCAGCCAGAGCAGCAGGATCGATGGGGGCATTCAGCAGCTGCCCCAGCAGGGCATTGGTATCCTGGCCGGGGGCCATCTGCGCGACGACCTTGCTGATACGGTCCTGTTCCGTCGCATCGATGTGCCCGTCCGCCCGTGCGGCGAACACCATGGCGCGCAGCAGGAGCCGGGCCGTAGGATCAAGCTCCGCAGAAGCCACAGCCGCCACCGGCTGCTGGACAGGAGCCGATGCCGCAGGCTGGTTTTCTTTCTGGGCCTGCGACCACTTCTGGTAAAAATTCCAGGCTACCGCACCCGCACCGACCAGGGCGGCGTTCTGCAATGCTCCCTTGGACATGAAGGATCCCAGCAGCGCCCCCAGGGCACCAGCACCCATCAGGCCACCAACACCACCGGGCGCGGCCTTGCTCAGACCGGAAGCCTGTTCTTTGGCCGTATCCATAAGAGAACCAAGCGTCTCACCAATATTCTTTTTATTGAAGATGTCGAAAAGGGACATATATACCTCTCATGTTGGTATCCGGCACAGGGGTATTTTCCCGATATTCCCTGTGCGTGAACAGCGTGTGTCGGAGTACAGATAAGGTCAGGCAGCAAGAAGTCAAGAGGGATGGCCCCTGCCCTGCTTGCCGGTGGTCTTTTCCTTTCTCCATGCAGCCAAACCTTCCTTGCCAGGCACAATACCGTGACAGGCATGAAAGCCGTGGGCCAGCGACCGAGCCACGCCGTATCCGTATTTTTTCTCCTGCTTTCATACTATTGGAGTTACATACAATCGTCACACAACAGACACGCTCACGTTCCTTTTTTTGTCTAGTGTGGCTTCTGTAAAGGCAAGGCTTTCTTTCACTCCAAGGAGAAAGATCATGACCAAGAGAAAACAGCCTCCCATCGAATGCCGCTTGCGCCCCAACTATACGAAAAAATGCATCGCCTGCGGACACGGCCCGGTGGTTGATGTCTATACGCGAGATGGCCATTTCGTAAACAGCACGGCCATGTGCGGGGCGTGCAGCTTCGGCAAGGAAAAATACGCCGACCCTGAAAACTGGTAGCCGACACTGTTGGAACTCCCCAATCCCTTCCTTCCCCCAGCAGGAAAGACGCCATGACAAATACTGTCACGGCGTCTTTCATCCATGTCGCACAAATCCATACTAAATTCGATAATTACGACATGTTGCCATATATATACCCCTGACAGGCCGCCTCAGGACAGCATCTCCAGAAAGGCTTCCAGCCGGACCTTGAGCTGTTCCGTATCCGCACCGGAATAATCCGTCACCACCTGCAGGAAGGGCAAGCCCAGCTCTTCGCGCACGAATTTTTTGACGCTCCAGGATTCGACATCGTACGGCTGACACCCCTGCCATGTCAGATCGACCACGGCATCCACGGCAAAGTCCCGGGCCAGGTCCCGCAGGACACTGTAGCGGTGGGGGTTGGGCGACATGACGGCACAATGCATGTCCAGATAGCGGCGGGCCAGGACATCCAGGGCATCCCCCTCCTCTGCCATGTCCAGCAGGACTTTCTTGTAACAGGTGCAGTTGTCGATACAGACCACGCTGGCGCCGCATTCTTCCAGCAATTGCACCACCTTGTGCGATCCCATGCCTGTGGGGACGCCTGTCAGCAGGATGCGGGGCGCATCAGCAGCCACGGCCGCCGGGGCATCCTGCAATTCCGCATGGATAGCCTCCAGCAGCCGGATGGCCTGCTCATAGTCCGGCATGAATGAGGCCCGGAAGCAAATATCCAGCAGATCAAGCCCCCGCAAGGGCGACGGACGGCGGCGGGCCAGATCCAGCACCTTTTTCAGGGCCTGCCGCAGGCGGGAGGTCAGATCCATGGCAGCCCGCAGCTTTTCTTCCGTTATACGGACGCCAAAGTCCTCTTCCAGGCGCGCCACCAGCAGGGCGTACTGCTCACGCCAGTAGGCATGGGCGCGCTCGTCCTGGATCTGCGGCAGCTGCAGGACCATCACGGGCTTGTAGGCAGCCAGCAACTCATACATCTTTTTTTTGCCATCACAGGTGGCATCCGCCACCACGATGTCCGAAGCTGCCAGATAGGGGCAGCTGTCCTGCAGGGCAAAGCCGAAGCTGCTCTTGATCAGGGGGCACAGACAACGCGGCAGGACCTCTTCCGCCACAGGGATGGAGTCCTGCTTCGTGCCGCACAAAGAGACCGGCACGGCATCCGCCGCAAGGGCGATCTCCAGCGGTGAATAGATGCAGAACTGCCCCACGACCTTGCGGCCTTTTTCCCTGGCTTCCTGCAGGGCCAGCACATTACGGCTGGTCACATCCCGAAAATGTTCAAGACTGGCATATGTCATCGTGATTCTCCCATGCGCCCCGGCGCCTTGCCGGTGTACGCCGTTACGTTGTCAGCGGGCCGCCACAAGGGCCGCTCCCAAAGCCCCCACGGTCTGGGGATCGTCAGGTACATTGACCGGAACGCCCAGTTCTGCCGCAAGCAGCCGGCTGAATGCCGGACTTGTGGCCAGGCCTCCGGTAAAGGTGCATTCCCGCCTCAGCGGGACACGCGCGGCCAGCCCCCGCATACGGCGTGCTATGGACAGGAACACCCCCGCAGCGATATCGGCCGGTGCTGTTCCCTGCGCCAGCAGCCCGATGATCTCGGTCTCGGCAAACACAGCGCACATGCTGGAGATGGATACGGGCTTGCCCGCGGCGGCGGCCAGTCCCAGTTCCGGCAGCTCCATGCCCAGGATACCGGACACGACCTGCAAGAAACGTCCTGTCCCGGCCGCGCATTTGTCGTTCATGACAAAATCCTGCACGGCGCCGTCTTCCACGGCGATGACCTTGCTGTCCTGTCCGCCGATGTCCAGTACCACCCCTGTGGCGGGAAAAAGCCAGGAGGCACCGCGCGCATGGCAGGAGATCTCGGTCACGACCTTGTCGGCAAA
This is a stretch of genomic DNA from Desulfovibrio piger. It encodes these proteins:
- the aspA gene encoding aspartate ammonia-lyase, which produces MSRLEHDFLGELTIDDSVYYGVQTLRAMNNFHISGTPLSQFPEMIWALACVKKACALANMELQVLPRDIGIAICAACDHILAGNMLDQFPVDCIQGGAGTSTNMNANEVIANLALEIMGHPKGAYEYCHPNNHVNCSQSTNDVYPTALRLALFRLLDYLVEHMLPLQKGFAAKSVEFSHIVKMGRTQLQDAVPMTLGQEFGSYATTIGEDIQRIHDAQKLLLEVNLGATAIGTGINSPQGYAQLAVVRLAETSDIPVRLSTNLVEATWDTGAYVQTSGVLKRVAIKISKICNDLRLLSSGPRTGFHEINLPRMQPGSSIMPGKVNPVIPEVVNQVAFDIIGKDVTITLAAEAGQLELNVMEPIIAFTLFTGIRRLARAFSTLQERCVAGITANADRCRQLVENSIGIVTALNTRLGYETSAGIAREALESGRSIMDLVLEKQLLTRKELDELLLPENMIHPFFEVML
- the tnpA gene encoding IS200/IS605 family transposase; protein product: MKTQAHSLAHTKLLCKYHIVFTPKYRRKIIFAQLRESIKEILQCLCKYKGVEILEGHLMPDHVHMLVSIPPKISVANFMGYLKGKSSLMIFDKHANLKYKFGNRKFWAEGYYVSTVGLNEATIKKYIQDQERHDIIRDKLTSREYQDPFKG
- a CDS encoding tellurite resistance TerB family protein; translation: MSLFDIFNKKNIGETLGSLMDTAKEQASGLSKAAPGGVGGLMGAGALGALLGSFMSKGALQNAALVGAGAVAWNFYQKWSQAQKENQPAASAPVQQPVAAVASAELDPTARLLLRAMVFAARADGHIDATEQDRISKVVAQMAPGQDTNALLGQLLNAPIDPAALAAEIRSAEQGEDLYRLSCMIVDIDHFMERSYLDALAAALKISEARKGQLEEEARQAKAQLAAHAG
- a CDS encoding double-cubane-cluster-containing anaerobic reductase, which codes for MTYASLEHFRDVTSRNVLALQEAREKGRKVVGQFCIYSPLEIALAADAVPVSLCGTKQDSIPVAEEVLPRCLCPLIKSSFGFALQDSCPYLAASDIVVADATCDGKKKMYELLAAYKPVMVLQLPQIQDERAHAYWREQYALLVARLEEDFGVRITEEKLRAAMDLTSRLRQALKKVLDLARRRPSPLRGLDLLDICFRASFMPDYEQAIRLLEAIHAELQDAPAAVAADAPRILLTGVPTGMGSHKVVQLLEECGASVVCIDNCTCYKKVLLDMAEEGDALDVLARRYLDMHCAVMSPNPHRYSVLRDLARDFAVDAVVDLTWQGCQPYDVESWSVKKFVREELGLPFLQVVTDYSGADTEQLKVRLEAFLEMLS
- a CDS encoding acyl-CoA dehydratase activase; its protein translation is MPVAGIDVGSVAAKAVVLDEEKKIVLGRAVLPTGWNSREAGEQVMQAACRAAGVETAALRRVVGTGYGRVALPFADKVVTEISCHARGASWLFPATGVVLDIGGQDSKVIAVEDGAVQDFVMNDKCAAGTGRFLQVVSGILGMELPELGLAAAAGKPVSISSMCAVFAETEIIGLLAQGTAPADIAAGVFLSIARRMRGLAARVPLRRECTFTGGLATSPAFSRLLAAELGVPVNVPDDPQTVGALGAALVAAR